One segment of Salvia splendens isolate huo1 chromosome 20, SspV2, whole genome shotgun sequence DNA contains the following:
- the LOC121783034 gene encoding zinc finger protein CONSTANS-LIKE 16-like isoform X2 yields MVSSDKKLANVVGGKSIRACDSCVRKRASWYCTADDAFLCQSCDSTVHSANPLARRHERVCLKTVLPSVKPFDRGLRISVPSWHQGFTRKARTPRKGKHTKCGPTDGRFLSTDRTHNHLVPEISGEENSHDDEQLLYRVPIFDPSVAELCISVNSNEAVVGNPNDGEITPGSAPGFDGFLPSELDLAEFAADVESLLGKGLDEEAFDIEGLGILDDERKRERERESGLGSEKVKVEHDEEIDHLNIDGEYIGVGRETFELNFAYDSPINGEDEELDTKEISMEQIFGSNFEDSNKVFDHDEDDAKKIFLRLNYEGILSAWDEESPWTTGERPKGTCGAVHVYGDIGMMGGQQARAGGDGGREARVSRYREKRRTRLFSKKIRYEVRKLNAEKRPRMKGRFVKRANFVASAALALINK; encoded by the exons ATGGTTTCTTCAGACAAAAAATTGGCTAATGTTGTTGGAGGCAAATCAATTAGGGCTTGCGATAGCTGCGTTAGAAAACGTGCCTCGTGGTATTGCACGGCCGACGATGCATTCCTATGCCAATCGTGCGACTCCACGGTCCACTCAGCGAACCCTCTTGCTCGCAGGCATGAGAGAGTTTGCCTGAAGACCGTGTTGCCCTCGGTCAAACCTTTTGACCGTGGACTCAGAATCTCTGTGCCTTCCTGGCATCAGGGTTTCACCAGGAAGGCACGGACCCCGAGGAAGGGAAAGCACACCAAGTGCGGCCCTACTGACGGGCGATTCCTCAGCACCGACCGCACCCACAACCACCTCGTCCCGGAGATCTCAGGCGAGGAGAACTCGCACGACGACGAGCAATTGCTCTACCGGGTCCCGATATTCGACCCGTCGGTCGCCGAATTGTGCATTTCGGTGAACTCGAACGAGGCCGTCGTCGGGAACCCGAACGACGGGGAGATCACGCCGGGTTCTGCACCCGGATTCGACGGGTTTCTTCCGTCGGAATTGGATCTTGCCGAATTCGCGGCGGATGTTGAGAGCTTGCTAGGGAAAGGTCTTGATGAGGAGGCATTCGACATTGAAGGGCTTGGGATTTTGGATGATGagaggaagagggagagggagagggagagtggTTTGGGGAGTGAGAAGGTGAAAGTTGAGCATGATGAGGAGATTGATCATCTAAATATTGATGGTGAATATATTGGTGTTGGGAGAGAAACATTCGAGTTGAATTTCGCCTATGATTCTCCTATAAATGGTGAAGATGAGGAATTGGACACAAAAGAAATAAGCATGGAGCAAATTTTTGGGAGCAATTTTGAAGATTCTAACAAAGTCTTTGATCATGATGAGGATGATGCTAAGAAGATCTTCTTGAGGCTAAACTACGAGGGCATTCTGTCCGCGTGGGACGAGGAGTCTCCGTGGACGACCGGGGAGCGACCGAAG GGCACGTGTGGGGCAGTACATGTCTACGGAGACATCGGGATGATGGGCGGGCAGCAGGCGCGTGCGGGGGGCGACGGAGGGAGAGAAGCGCGGGTGTCGAGGTATAGAGAGAAGCGGCGGACAAGGTTGTTTTCAAAGAAAATAAGGTACGAGGTTCGGAAATTGAATGCAGAGAAGAGGCCTCGGATGAAAGGGAGGTTTGTGAAGAGAGCAAATTTTGTGGCATCGGCGGCTTTAGCATTGATCAATAAATAA
- the LOC121783034 gene encoding zinc finger protein CONSTANS-LIKE 16-like isoform X1: MVSSDKKLANVVGGKSIRACDSCVRKRASWYCTADDAFLCQSCDSTVHSANPLARRHERVCLKTVLPSVKPFDRGLRISVPSWHQGFTRKARTPRKGKHTKCGPTDGRFLSTDRTHNHLVPEISGEENSHDDEQLLYRVPIFDPSVAELCISVNSNEAVVGNPNDGEITPGSAPGFDGFLPSELDLAEFAADVESLLGKGLDEEAFDIEGLGILDDERKRERERESGLGSEKVKVEHDEEIDHLNIDGEYIGVGRETFELNFAYDSPINGEDEELDTKEISMEQIFGSNFEDSNKVFDHDEDDAKKIFLRLNYEGILSAWDEESPWTTGERPKVNPNDWLSDFVGTCGAVHVYGDIGMMGGQQARAGGDGGREARVSRYREKRRTRLFSKKIRYEVRKLNAEKRPRMKGRFVKRANFVASAALALINK, encoded by the exons ATGGTTTCTTCAGACAAAAAATTGGCTAATGTTGTTGGAGGCAAATCAATTAGGGCTTGCGATAGCTGCGTTAGAAAACGTGCCTCGTGGTATTGCACGGCCGACGATGCATTCCTATGCCAATCGTGCGACTCCACGGTCCACTCAGCGAACCCTCTTGCTCGCAGGCATGAGAGAGTTTGCCTGAAGACCGTGTTGCCCTCGGTCAAACCTTTTGACCGTGGACTCAGAATCTCTGTGCCTTCCTGGCATCAGGGTTTCACCAGGAAGGCACGGACCCCGAGGAAGGGAAAGCACACCAAGTGCGGCCCTACTGACGGGCGATTCCTCAGCACCGACCGCACCCACAACCACCTCGTCCCGGAGATCTCAGGCGAGGAGAACTCGCACGACGACGAGCAATTGCTCTACCGGGTCCCGATATTCGACCCGTCGGTCGCCGAATTGTGCATTTCGGTGAACTCGAACGAGGCCGTCGTCGGGAACCCGAACGACGGGGAGATCACGCCGGGTTCTGCACCCGGATTCGACGGGTTTCTTCCGTCGGAATTGGATCTTGCCGAATTCGCGGCGGATGTTGAGAGCTTGCTAGGGAAAGGTCTTGATGAGGAGGCATTCGACATTGAAGGGCTTGGGATTTTGGATGATGagaggaagagggagagggagagggagagtggTTTGGGGAGTGAGAAGGTGAAAGTTGAGCATGATGAGGAGATTGATCATCTAAATATTGATGGTGAATATATTGGTGTTGGGAGAGAAACATTCGAGTTGAATTTCGCCTATGATTCTCCTATAAATGGTGAAGATGAGGAATTGGACACAAAAGAAATAAGCATGGAGCAAATTTTTGGGAGCAATTTTGAAGATTCTAACAAAGTCTTTGATCATGATGAGGATGATGCTAAGAAGATCTTCTTGAGGCTAAACTACGAGGGCATTCTGTCCGCGTGGGACGAGGAGTCTCCGTGGACGACCGGGGAGCGACCGAAGGTGAACCCTAACGATTGGCTGTCTGATTTTGTG GGCACGTGTGGGGCAGTACATGTCTACGGAGACATCGGGATGATGGGCGGGCAGCAGGCGCGTGCGGGGGGCGACGGAGGGAGAGAAGCGCGGGTGTCGAGGTATAGAGAGAAGCGGCGGACAAGGTTGTTTTCAAAGAAAATAAGGTACGAGGTTCGGAAATTGAATGCAGAGAAGAGGCCTCGGATGAAAGGGAGGTTTGTGAAGAGAGCAAATTTTGTGGCATCGGCGGCTTTAGCATTGATCAATAAATAA
- the LOC121782832 gene encoding uncharacterized protein LOC121782832, with product MNHCGIQQSSYASCEEIWANAAAGRSMERKETVVCPKPRRLGLNRTTHDPAFARPLRWHFSHQQEDYDAKAGNELLDIILAKGCSGSDQSVPPVASSPPFFTGSPPSRVSNPLIQDARFGDEKFAPVAVPIPSTGFAPSPSSAARKAGGCVRSNFGNNPAVRVEGFDCLDRDRRNCSIPTLA from the exons ATGAACCACTGTGGAATTCAGCAGAGCAGCTATGCTTCTTGTGAAGAAATTTGGGCCAACGCCGCCGCCGGCAGATCTATGGAGAGGAAGGAGACGGTGGTTTGCCCTAAGCCACGGCGGCTCGGCCTAAACCGCACCACCCATGATCCAGCTTTTGCAAGACCCTTGAGATGGCACTTTAg CCATCAGCAAGAGGATTATGATGCAAAAGCTGGAAATGAGCTACTGGACATAATTCTTGCAAAG GGTTGTTCGGGTTCGGACCAATCCGTTCCACCGGTAGCCTCGTCGCCCCCATTTTTTACCGGGTCGCCGCCGAGTAGAGTATCTAACCCGCTAATTCAAGACGCTCGTTTTGGTGACGAGAAGTTCGCCCCCGTCGCTGTCCCGATCCCCTCGACCGGATTCGCCCCGTCGCCCTCCTCTGCAGCCCGCAAGGCGGGCGGCTGCGTGAGGTCGAATTTTGGCAACAACCCAGCCGTCCGTGTCGAGGGCTTCGACTGCCTCGACAGGGATCGACGCAACTGTAGCATCCCCACCTTGGCCTAA
- the LOC121781744 gene encoding pectinesterase-like — protein MTNHNFLLPLLLISTHFGASVSAFYAPASAPISTKARANAPIVTKAPASAPIGTKARELFDSSLRETLAQAQIAHELISIMDPSSFHGQARTAWDDCKDLYQDSIDRLNQSIASKNNRNDVQTWLSASLANEQTCQDGFLDLGLPPLSSLSPSFNLANANFTKSIYNALVNSKAISSPCPLAKHGKLRDRKLLQFSGELERAVVIVVAQDGSGSYETINEGLAAARAARTKGVVVHVKKGIYKETVVVDKHLKNLRMIGDGIDETIITGSNSVRNGSSTFRSATVCVRGDGFIAHGITFENTAGPVNGQAVALLSTADNSVFYNCSFRGYQDTLYIHSNRQFYRDCDIYGTVDFIFGHAVTVIQNCNIYLRQALPNQKNTITAQGRKSASANSGIIIHNSRITAAPGEAPAENYLGRPWKKYSRTVFIKCEIDDLIAPAGWLAWKGDYALRTLYYGEYMNSGNGAHTSGRVKWPGFHVIDSEDEAAEFSVGHFLAGDSWIPATGVPYNSTI, from the exons ATGACCAATCATAATTTTCTTTTGCCCCTCTTATTAATCTCAACACATTTCGGGGCCTCAGTTTCAGCATTTTATGCTCCGGCTAGTGCTCCAATCAGTACTAAAGCGCGAGCTAATGCTCCAATCGTTACTAAAGCCCCAGCTAGTGCTCCAATTGGTACTAAAGCACGCGAACTATTCGATTCGAGCCTCAGGGAAACCCTAGCCCAGGCTCAAATCGCCCACGAACTCATTTCCATCATGGACCCAAGTTCGTTCCACGGTCAAGCCAGAACTGCCTGGGACGACTGCAAAGATCTTTACCAAGACTCGATAGATCGGCTCAATCAATCCATCGCCTCTAAAAACAACCGAAACGATGTGCAAACATGGTTGAGTGCCTCACTAGCCAATGAACAAACATGCCAAGATGGATTTCTTGATTTAGGCTTGCCTCCTCTCTCCTCACTATCCCCCTCTTTCAACCTAGCTAATGCTAACTTCACCAAGTCGATTTACAATGCACTAGTCAATAGCAAGGCCATTTCCTCACCATGTCCCTTAGCTAAGCACGGCAAGTTAAGAGACCGGAAACTGCTCCAATTTTCCGGTGAGCTAGAAAGAGCCGTGGTTATAGTGGTGGCGCAAGATGGCTCCGGCAGCTATGAAACTATCAATGAAGGCTTAGCTGCTGCGCGCGCCGCCAGAACCAAGGGAGTTGTTGTGCATGTCAAGAAGGGGATTTACAAAGAAACTGTGGTGGTGGACAAACATTTGAAGAATTTAAGGATGATTGGAGATGGAATCGATGAAACTATTATTACCGGGAGCAACAGTGTCCGAAACGGCTCCTCAACATTTCGTTCCGCAACTGTTT GTGTCCGTGGTGACGGCTTCATTGCCCATGGCATAACATTCGAGAACACGGCCGGGCCGGTTAATGGCCAAGCAGTGGCACTCCTTTCCACCGCGGACAACTCGGTTTTCTACAACTGCAGCTTCCGAGGCTACCAAGACACCCTCTACATCCACTCCAACCGTCAGTTCTATCGCGACTGTGACATCTATGGCACTGTCGACTTCATCTTCGGCCACGCTGTCACCGTCATCCAAAATTGCAATATCTACTTGAGGCAGGCTTTGCCCAACCAGAAAAACACCATCACCGCACAAGGCCGGAAAAGCGCCTCCGCCAACTCCGGCATCATAATCCACAACTCACGAATCACGGCGGCGCCAGGTGAAGCTCCGGCGGAGAATTATCTAGGGCGGCCGTGGAAAAAGTATTCGAGGACGGTGTTCATCAAGTGTGAAATCGATGATTTGATTGCGCCGGCCGGGTGGCTGGCGTGGAAAGGGGATTACGCTTTGAGGACTTTGTATTACGGTGAGTACATGAACTCCGGCAACGGCGCACACACTAGTGGGAGGGTGAAATGGCCGGGATTCCACGTCATTGATAGTGAAGATGAAGCAGCAGAGTTCT
- the LOC121781812 gene encoding transcription factor BEE 3-like isoform X2, whose protein sequence is MTSNQEGFHFNTNGVPIMSFSNQEAPISYDDLILRSIGPNKPVFDPMVPYFFATGLECNHNTPSSSDNNDGKKRKRVNEKCKEVVHVRAKRGQATDNHSLAERSRREKINEKFRCLQDLVPGCYKMMGMAVMLDEIINYINSLHNQIDFLSMKLSEASLLYDFNSSSQAQQVNSLSLSLSHTHTHTISKKASIHTKLLIKCIEVISFLIYFIH, encoded by the exons ATGACTTCAAACCAAGAAGGCTTCCATTTTAACACAAATGGTGTTCCCATCATGTCTTTTTCCAATCAAGAAGCTCCAATCTCCTACGACGATCTAATCTTAAGATCAATCGGGCCTAACAAGCCGGTGTTCGACCCCATGGTTCCCTATTTCTTTGCAACGGGCCTCGAATGCAACCACAACACTCCTTCCTCTTCCGAT AATAATGATgggaagaagagaaagagagtGAATGAGAAGTGTAAAGAAGTTGTTCACGTTAGAGCAAAGAGAGGTCAAGCAACTGATAACCATAGTTTGGCTGAAAGG tcaagaagagagaaaattaaTGAGAAATTCAGATGCTTGCAAGATCTGGTCCCAGGGTGCTACAAG ATGATGGGAATGGCTGTGATGTTGGATGAGATAATTAACTATATAAATTCGTTGCACAATCAGATTGAT TTTCTCTCCATGAAGCTTTCCGAAGCAAGTTTATTGTATGACTTCAACTCATCATCTCAAGCACAACAAgtgaactctctctctctctctctctctcacacacacacacacacaatctcTAAAAAGGCTTCTATCCATACTAAATTATTGATTAAATGCATAGAAGTCATAAGTTTCCTTATTTATTTCATACATTGA
- the LOC121781812 gene encoding transcription factor BEE 1-like isoform X3: MTSNQEGFHFNTNGVPIMSFSNQEAPISYDDLILRSIGPNKPVFDPMVPYFFATGLECNHNTPSSSDVGFLAQVAQNNDGKKRKRVNEKCKEVVHVRAKRGQATDNHSLAERSRREKINEKFRCLQDLVPGCYKMMGMAVMLDEIINYINSLHNQIDFLSMKLSEASLLYDFNSSSQAQQGSTFGEAMDKLRNI, translated from the exons ATGACTTCAAACCAAGAAGGCTTCCATTTTAACACAAATGGTGTTCCCATCATGTCTTTTTCCAATCAAGAAGCTCCAATCTCCTACGACGATCTAATCTTAAGATCAATCGGGCCTAACAAGCCGGTGTTCGACCCCATGGTTCCCTATTTCTTTGCAACGGGCCTCGAATGCAACCACAACACTCCTTCCTCTTCCGATGTCGGTTTTCTTGCTCAAGTAGCACaa AATAATGATgggaagaagagaaagagagtGAATGAGAAGTGTAAAGAAGTTGTTCACGTTAGAGCAAAGAGAGGTCAAGCAACTGATAACCATAGTTTGGCTGAAAGG tcaagaagagagaaaattaaTGAGAAATTCAGATGCTTGCAAGATCTGGTCCCAGGGTGCTACAAG ATGATGGGAATGGCTGTGATGTTGGATGAGATAATTAACTATATAAATTCGTTGCACAATCAGATTGAT TTTCTCTCCATGAAGCTTTCCGAAGCAAGTTTATTGTATGACTTCAACTCATCATCTCAAGCACAACAA gGAAGCACTTTTGGAGAAGCAATGGATAAACTCAGAAACATATGA
- the LOC121781812 gene encoding transcription factor BEE 3-like isoform X1, which produces MTSNQEGFHFNTNGVPIMSFSNQEAPISYDDLILRSIGPNKPVFDPMVPYFFATGLECNHNTPSSSDVGFLAQVAQNNDGKKRKRVNEKCKEVVHVRAKRGQATDNHSLAERSRREKINEKFRCLQDLVPGCYKMMGMAVMLDEIINYINSLHNQIDFLSMKLSEASLLYDFNSSSQAQQVNSLSLSLSHTHTHTISKKASIHTKLLIKCIEVISFLIYFIH; this is translated from the exons ATGACTTCAAACCAAGAAGGCTTCCATTTTAACACAAATGGTGTTCCCATCATGTCTTTTTCCAATCAAGAAGCTCCAATCTCCTACGACGATCTAATCTTAAGATCAATCGGGCCTAACAAGCCGGTGTTCGACCCCATGGTTCCCTATTTCTTTGCAACGGGCCTCGAATGCAACCACAACACTCCTTCCTCTTCCGATGTCGGTTTTCTTGCTCAAGTAGCACaa AATAATGATgggaagaagagaaagagagtGAATGAGAAGTGTAAAGAAGTTGTTCACGTTAGAGCAAAGAGAGGTCAAGCAACTGATAACCATAGTTTGGCTGAAAGG tcaagaagagagaaaattaaTGAGAAATTCAGATGCTTGCAAGATCTGGTCCCAGGGTGCTACAAG ATGATGGGAATGGCTGTGATGTTGGATGAGATAATTAACTATATAAATTCGTTGCACAATCAGATTGAT TTTCTCTCCATGAAGCTTTCCGAAGCAAGTTTATTGTATGACTTCAACTCATCATCTCAAGCACAACAAgtgaactctctctctctctctctctctcacacacacacacacacaatctcTAAAAAGGCTTCTATCCATACTAAATTATTGATTAAATGCATAGAAGTCATAAGTTTCCTTATTTATTTCATACATTGA
- the LOC121781812 gene encoding transcription factor bHLH75-like isoform X4, which produces MTSNQEGFHFNTNGVPIMSFSNQEAPISYDDLILRSIGPNKPVFDPMVPYFFATGLECNHNTPSSSDVGFLAQVAQNNDGKKRKRVNEKCKEVVHVRAKRGQATDNHSLAERSRREKINEKFRCLQDLVPGCYKMMGMAVMLDEIINYINSLHNQIDGSTFGEAMDKLRNI; this is translated from the exons ATGACTTCAAACCAAGAAGGCTTCCATTTTAACACAAATGGTGTTCCCATCATGTCTTTTTCCAATCAAGAAGCTCCAATCTCCTACGACGATCTAATCTTAAGATCAATCGGGCCTAACAAGCCGGTGTTCGACCCCATGGTTCCCTATTTCTTTGCAACGGGCCTCGAATGCAACCACAACACTCCTTCCTCTTCCGATGTCGGTTTTCTTGCTCAAGTAGCACaa AATAATGATgggaagaagagaaagagagtGAATGAGAAGTGTAAAGAAGTTGTTCACGTTAGAGCAAAGAGAGGTCAAGCAACTGATAACCATAGTTTGGCTGAAAGG tcaagaagagagaaaattaaTGAGAAATTCAGATGCTTGCAAGATCTGGTCCCAGGGTGCTACAAG ATGATGGGAATGGCTGTGATGTTGGATGAGATAATTAACTATATAAATTCGTTGCACAATCAGATTGAT gGAAGCACTTTTGGAGAAGCAATGGATAAACTCAGAAACATATGA